The Deltaproteobacteria bacterium sequence GACCGGGCCGCGCCAGGCGGGACTTTTACGCCTTTGCGGCCCGGTCCTCCCGTGGGGGCCGCCCGCCATGGCGCTGAAGGCCCCTGGCGGTGTAACAACTCGGAGACCCGGCGCCTTGCCGGCGGACGCGATCCTCAGGATTTCCCCATGGTTACAAACGTGGTGCTCACCGGTTTCATGGGCACCGGCAAGACGGCGGTCGGCAGGGCCCTGGCCGACCGTCTCGGCATCGCCTTCATCGACACCGACGAGCTCGTAGTCGAGGAGGCGGGCATGAGCATACCGGAGATATTCGCCCGCTGCGGCGAGGCCCGCTTCCGCGAGCTCGAGCGGGGGGTCATAGAGCGCCTCACGGCAGGCCCCGGCCCAGGGGCGGTGGTGAGCACCGGAGGAGGCGCGGTCGTCGACGCCGTCAGCAGGCGGCGTCTCAAGGAATGGGGCCTCGTGGTCTGCCTTACGGCCTCGGTGGACGCCATCCTCGAGCGCACGGCCTCGTGCAAGGAGCGGCCGCTCCTTGCAAGGGGCGGGAGGCGCGAGGTCGAGAGGCTTCTGAGGCAGCGGCGGGAGGCTTACGGGGACTCCCACCTCGTCATCGACACCACGGAGCTCTCTGTCGGCGAGGTGGTCGATCTGATAATGGAGACCATCGGGAAAAGGAAAGGCTGAGAGAGGGTCATGCGCTCGATAACGGTGGAGCTGGGCGGACGCTCCTACCCCATAATGATAGAGGACGGCATCCTTGAGCAGGTCGGGCCGGCCATGGCGCGGCTGGGGCTTGCGGGCCGCTGCACGGTTGTGACCAACCCCACGGTCGGGGGGCTCTACGCCGAGACGGTGCTTCGCTCCATGAGGGAAGGGGGGCTTGAACCCCTCGTCGTCGAGATACCCGACGGCGAGGAGTACAAGACCCTCGATGTGGCCGCCACGGTCTACGACAGGATGATAGAGGCGAGGATGGAGCGGACGAGCCCGGTGGTGGCGCTCGGCGGCGGCGTGGTGGGGGACCTTGCCGGCTTCGTGGCGGCCACCTATCTGCGCGGAGTGCCCTACGTGCAGGTGCCGACGACCCTGCTTGCGCAGGTGGACAGCTCCGTGGGCGGCAAGACGGCGGTCAACCACCGTCTCGGCAAGAACCTCATAGGCGCCTTCCACCAGCCGGCGGCGGTCTTCATCGATCCCGCGGCGCTTGCAACGCTGCCGCGCCGCGACTTCAGGGCCGGACTCGCCGAGGTGGTCAAGTACGGCGTCATCGAGGACGCCCGCTTCTTCGAGTTCCTCGAGACAAACACCGACGCCATACTCGGGGCCGCGCCGGAGCTTGAGAGCGCCATAGCCCGCTCCTGCGAGATAAAGGCCCGCATCGTCTCCTGCGACGAGACCGAGCAGGGACTGCGGGCGGTGCTCAATCTCGGCCACACCTTCGGCCACGCCATCGAGACCCTCGCAGGCTACGGCGAGGTGCGCCACGGCGAGGCCGTGGCCGTCGGCATGGTCATGGCCGCCGCCCTCTCGGTAAGACTCGGCCTCTGCGACGACGGCGTTGCCGGGCGGATAAGGAGGCTCGTCGGGGGCCTCGGGCTCCCGGTGGAGAGACCGCCCCTGCCGGCCGGATCGATCCTCGATGCCATGCGGGTAGACAAGAAGGTGAAGGCGGGCCGCATACGCTTCGTCCTCGTCGAGGACATAGGCCGTGTGGTCATAAGGGAGGTGGACGACGCGGAGCTTTCGGACTTTCTCGGACATTGAGGACCGCTCCGGGTAGGCGGCGCCGGAGAAAAAGGGGACCTCGCCGTCCCGTTGGCGGCCGGGGATAGTTTTACTTGACTTGAAGGTGAGTTTTCTTAATAATTTTATGGAAATTCTGATTAATTACCCCGGGGGAAACTTCCTGCAGAAGGGCCACAGGCCCACGTTTCCCCCAGACCCCCTTCAAAGACTTTCAATTCCCTGCGGATCATCCCTGTTTTGCTTGCAAAATCGGGAGGAACCGCAGGGCGTTAAAAGTTTTTGGAGGGAGTCTGAGGGAACCGAGGGTCTGTGACCCTTTTACAAAAAGGTTCCCTCTGGATGATTAATCAGAGCTTCCCTAACTAAAGAGGGGGGGCGGGTGAGATTGGCCGCGGGCGGGGGAGACGACGTATTCATGACCGAGACCATGGCCGCGCTCCTGGAGGAGCAGGGCCGTCTCGACGACGCGCTGGTCATATACAAGTATCTGGCCGACGCCTCGCCCGGTGACGAGCGTCTGCGCCGCTCGGTCGAGCGGGTCATGGCGCTCGCCTGCCGGGGCGGCAAGTCCGGGCGTCGGGCCGGAGAGTGAAGCCGGCGGCAGGCCCGCTCCGACCCTCGTCTCCGCTCTGTGTCGTCGTTGCGGGGCGACACTCTCTCACTTTCAAAAGGAGCCGTCCATGTCATTCCACCACATACTGAAGAGTCTCGTTGACGACGCCGGCGCCATGGCCGCCACGGTGATGGGGGTCGACGGCATAGCCGTTCAGCACTACAGGGCCGAGGGGTCGGTCATCGAGATCGAGGCGCTGGGCATAGAGTGCAGTCAGGTGGTGGGAACCGTGCTGCGGGCGGCGAAGGGGCTTGAGCTTGGGGCCGTGGACGACATAAGCTTCGGCGCCGGGGCGGCGAAGGTGCTCGTCAGGGTGGTGACGCCCGAGTACTTCATGGCCCTCGTGGTCGGCGCCGGCGCCAACGCGGGGCGCGCGAGGTATCTGCTTCGCAAGGCCTCGGCCCTTGTGAGGCGGGAGATCGAGTGAGCCCGGCCGGCAGCGGCGGTGCGAGGAGGAGGCTCGCGGCCCTGCGCCGCAGGCTCGACGGCCTCGGAGTGGACGCGCTGATAGTCGCCGACCCCGACAACATACGCTACCTCACGGGCTTTACGGGCTCGAGCGCCACGCTTGTCGTCGGCCGGAGAAGGGCCGTGCTCCTCACCGACGGCCGCTACAGGATCCAGGCGGCCCGCGAGTGCCGGGGGATCGCAAGGCGCATAACGCGCGACGCCGCGGCGGAGACGGCCGGGATCGTGGAGGAGTGGGGGGCGTCGAGGGTCGGCTTCGAGAGCGCTGCGCTCAGCTACGGCCGTTACGAGAGGCTGCGGGCGGCGCTGCGTCGGGCGGCGCGGCTGAAGCCGCTCGCAGACGCCGTGGAGTCGCTGCGGCTCATCAAGGAGGCTTCGGAGATCGACGCCCTGAGGGCGGCCGCGGGGCTCGCCGCCCTGGGCTTTGACGAGGCCGAGAGGCTCATAAGGCCCGGCGCTACGGAGCTCGAGGTGGCCGCCGGCGTGGAGGCCGCCGTGCGCAGGCGCGGCGCCGAGGGCATGGCCTTCGAGACCATAGTGGCCTCGGGGGAGCGCTGCGCCCTGCCCCACGCCCGTCCGACGATGAAGAAGATAAGGAAGGGCGAGCTCGTGCTCGTCGACATGGGCGTGAGACTCGAGGGCTACAACTCGGACAACACGAGGGTCTACGCCGTGGGCAGGGCCACGAGGCTCCAGAGGGACGTCTACGCCCTGGTGCGCGAGGCCCAGGAACGGGCCGTGGAGGCGGCGGCGCCGGGTGTCGCGGCGGAAGCGGTGGACGCCGCCGCAAGGGCCGTCATAAGGAAGGCGGGATACGGCCGCCGCTTCGGCCACGGCACGGGCCACGGCGTGGGGCTCAAGGTCCACGAGGGACCGAGCATCGCGCCGGGAAGCGGTGCCGTTCTCGCGCAGGGCATGGTCTTCACCGTCGAGCCCGGCGTCTACATCGAGGGATGGGGCGGCGTGCGCATCGAGGACATGGTGGTCCTCACCGGGCGGGGATGCGAAAAGATCACCGACGCACCCGGCGGGCTCCGGGTGCTTTGACCGGGTCGGCCGGCACCGGGAATAGACCTGTGGGACAGGAGGTCAGATGAAATTAAAGGACATAAGGGCCATTTACAGGTTCCTGAGGGATACCGATATAGTCGAGATCGAGGTGGAGAGCGAGGGCGGCAGGCTCAGGATAAAGAGGGCCTGCGGCGAGGCCGCGCCGGAGAGGGCCGCGGAGCCCGCCGCCGCTGCTGCCGAGGCCCCGGCTCCGGAGCCGGCAAAGGAGAACCACCGCATGGTGACCTCTCCCATGGTGGGAACCTTCTACCGCGCCCCGTCGCCCGAGGCCCCGCCCTTTGTCGAGGTGGGCTCGACGGTGAAGAAGGGCCAGGTGCTCTGCATCATAGAGGCCATGAAGATAATGAACGAGGTGGAGGCCGAGTTCGCCGGCAGGGTCGTATCCATCCTCGTCGACAACGGCCAGCCCGTCGAGTACGGCGAGCCCATCTTCTGTATCGAACCCTTCGAGTGATCGTGTCCCCTCCGGGACGGCCGGTCGCGGCGGGCTCCTTCGCCGCAGCGTCCCGTCCCGCTCCCCTCTTGGAGAAAGACAGGTAGGCTTCACCATGTTCAAGAAGATACTGATAGCCAACCGCGGCGAGATAGCCGTGAGGATAATAAGGGCCTGCAAGGAGCTCGGCATAAAGACCGTGGCCGTCTACTCGACGGTGGACAGGGACTCGCTCCACATAAGGCTCGCCGACGAGGCCATATGCATAGGACCGGCCTCTCCGGCCGACAGCTACCTCAACATCTCTTCGCTCATAAGCTCCATGGAGGTGGCCGACGCCGAGGCCGTGCATCCGGGGTACGGTTTCCTCGCCGAGAGCGCCGAGTTCGCCGAGATCTGCGAGAACTGCGGCGTGAAGTTCATCGGCCCCGCCTCGCCGACCATGAGGCTCATGGGCAACAAGGTCCTTGCCAAGAAGGAGGCCGAGCGGGCCGGCGTGCCGGTGCTGCCATGGAGCGACGGCGGGCTGGCCGACGAGAACGAGGCCATAGAGGTGGCAAGGCGCATAGGCTTTCCCGTCATCATAAAGGCCGCCGCCGGGGGCGGAGGCCGGGGCATGAAGCTCGTCCACACCCAGGCGAGCCTGGCCAACGCCTTCAGCCTCGCACGGCGCGAGGCCGTCTCGGCCTTCGGCAGCGACGAGATATTCATCGAGCGCTTCTGCGAGGAGCCCCGCCACATAGAGATACAGATAATGGCCGACGAGCATGGAAACGTCGTCCACCTCGGCGAGCGCGAGTGCTCCATTCAGCGTCGCCATCAGAAGATACTCGAGGAAGCCCCGTCGGTCGGCGTGGACGAGGGACTCCGCCGCGAGATGGGCGAGACGGCCGTCAAGCTCGCAAGGGCCATCGGTTACGTCAACATGGGCACCGTCGAATTCCTCCTCGACAAGGACAAGCGCTACTACTTCATGGAGATGAACACCCGCATCCAGGTCGAGCACCCCGTGACCGAGATGGTCACGGGCATCGACCTCATAAAGGAGCAGATACGGATCGCCGCCGGCGAGAAGCTGCGGATCGGCCAGGACGACGTGACCATAAGCGGCCACAGCATCGAGTGCAGGATAAACGCCGAGGACCCGAAGACGATGCTCCCCTCGCCGGGCACCATAACCGAGCTCAGCGTGCCCGGAGGGCCGGGCGTGCGCCTCGACTCGGCCATTTACAGCAACTACACCGTGCCGAGCCACTACGACTCGCTGCTCGCCAAACTCATAGTGCACGCCGCCGACCGCCACGAGGCCATCGCCAAGATGAGCCGCGCCCTCGAGGAGTTCTACGTGGGCGGCATAAAGACCAACATCCCGCTCCACCTCGAGATCATGCGAGACCACGACTTCATCAACGGCGATGTGGACATAGACTTTTTGTCCAGATTCATGTAGAATATAACTTCAGGCACTTTCAGGGAATTCCCCTGCCCACAGGAAGAGGGCGGCTCTGATTTATTGCACTGAGGGAACCTTAAAAAGGTTCCCTCGGATTCCCTCCAAAAACTTTCAATGCTTTCGGATTCCCCTGATTCTGCTTGCAAAATCAGGGGAGTCCGAAAGGCATCGGAAGTCTTTGAAGGGGGGATGTCACCCGCTCCAGCCGCATCGGGGGGGCGGTCCCCTGGAGGTTCGGGCCGCGCCGGGCGGGATCTTTACGCCCCTGCGGCCCGAACCTCCAGGGGACCGCTCTCTTTCGAAGATACGAACAGCGTACAAGGGGGCCGGGGGAAACGGGGGGCCGTGGCCCTTCTTCAGAAGATTTCCTTCAGGGCAGTATCGGGCGGATGGAGAGATGGAGGCTTATTCTCGACGGGAAGCATGGCGGCGCGCGTAACATGGCCGTCGACGAGGCCATGCTGGCGGTCTTCGGGTCGGGAGGTACGCTCCGGCCCACGCTGAGGCTATACGGCTGGGAGGAGCCCACGCTCTCCATAGGGTATCTGCAGCGGACCAGTGACTTCGAAGCCGCCGCCCTGCCCCTGGTGCGCAGGATTACGGGGGGACGTGCCGTGCTCCATCATCGCGAGGTCACCTACGCCGTTGTGGCCGGGGCGAAGAGCGGCCCCCTCGCGGGCGGAATAAGCGCCGCCTACGAGGCCGTGAGCCGGGCCCTGGTGGAGGCGCTCAGGGGGCTCGGCGTCGACGCCCGCTGGGCGAGACCGCAGCGGGGCGGGACCGTGGTGCCGAGGGCCTGCTTCCATGCCCCCAACCGCTTCGAGGTCCTTGCGCGGGGAAGGAAGATCGCCGGCAGCGCCCAGCGGCGAAGCGGCGCCGTCTTCCTCCAGCACGGCTCCATACTCGTCTCCATGGAAAGGGACCTCAACGAGAGGGTCTTCGGGGCCGCGCTCCTTGAAAAGATGACCTCCGTGGAAGACGAGACCGGCGCAGGCGACGAAGAGGCGCTGCGAGAGGGCCTGGTGGAGGCCTTTGCGCGCACCCTCTCCGTGGACTTCCAGGAAGCGGGACTCACCGAGGACGAGAGGGAGCTGGCCTCCGCGCTCGAGGCCTCCAGGTATTCGACGCGGGAGTGGAACCTCGGGGGCGACGCTGCGCCCAAGGAAGCTCTGATTAATTACCCTGAGGGAACCTTTTTGTAAAAAGGTTCCCTCAGACTCCCTCCAAAAATTTTTAACGCCCTGCGGATCATCCCGATTTTGCAAGCAAAATCGGGATGATCCGCAGGGAATTAAAAGTCTTTGAAGGGGGTCTGGGGGAAACTTTCTACAGAAAGTTTCCCCCAGGGTAATTAATCAGAGCTTCCCTAAGAACAACAAGAGGATCGTCCATGGCTGACAAGGAGAAGCTCATAGACAGGGCCCTCAAGTATGTGCACAAGGGTTATCTCGACAGGGCGCTGGCCGAGTATCGCAAGGTCCTGGAGATAGACCCAATGGACACGGCCGTGCGCCTTCGCATAGGCGACATCCACATAAAGATGGGCCGCAGGGAGGAGGCCATCGAGGAGTACGGCGAGGTGGCCAAGTACAACACCCAGAAGGGCTTTTACCTCAAGGCCATCGCCGTATACAAGCAGATACTCAAGCTCGACGAAAACAACCTCGACATCCACTACAAGCTCGCCGACCTGTACACCAGACAGCGCCTCATAGCCGACGCCGTGGCCGAGTACGGCTACATCGTCAACCACTTCGAGAAGAAGGGCAAGAGCGCCGAGGTCATGGACCTGCTCAAGAAGATGGTCGAGATAGCCCCCGACAACGCCGGCGTGCGGCTGAAGCTTGCCGAGAAGTACCGGCAGATGGGCTACAAGGAGGACGCCGTCTCCGAGTGCCTCTGGGTGGCCGACAGGCTCGTCTCCAAGGAGCGCTACGACAAGGCCGAGAAGGTGCTGCTCGACTTCCTCGCCGATGAGCCCGGAGAGGTCAGGATCCTGGGCAAGCTCGTCGCTCTCTGCGAGAGTACGGGCAGGGACGAGGACTTCGCAAGATACGCAAAGGAGCTCGCCGCGCTGTACGCCGGCCGGGGCGATGGGGCGAAGGCGCTCGAGCTCTACGAGGCGGTGCTCGCACGCTTCCCCGGCGACGAGCAGAGCAGGAAGTTCGTGGAGGAAGCCCGCGGCCGGGCCGAAGCGGCCGCTCCGCCGGAGCGGCCCGCCGCCTCTTCCGCCGGCGCAGGGGAGGAAGAGGCCGCCGACGAGCCGCTCGTCGACTTTCCCGACGACGAATTCGACGAGGAAGAGGCCGCCGACGAGATCGAGTTCACCGTCGAGGACCTTGACGAAGCCGACAGGGCAGAGGGGGCGGAGATACGGCTCGAGGCGGAAGAGGGCATGGAGGTGGTCGAGCCCGAGGAGATAATCGAGCTTGAAGAGGCCGAGGTGGTGGAAGAGGCCGCCTGGCCGGCCGCGGAGCAGCAGACGGCCCCGGCCGGCCCCGGAGCCGAGGGCGACGGCTACGTGGACCTCGCCAGGGAGCTCGGCATAGAGGAGGTGGCCGAGAGCCTCGCCGGTTCCTGGGCCGGACGGCAGAGCGGCGAAGACGTGGAGGAGTTCAAGGACGACGTGGGAGAGCAGCTCGGCAGGGAAGACGCCGAGACCCACTTCAACCTCGGCATCGCCTATATGGAGATGGAGCTCTACGAGAACGCCGTCAGGGAGTTCACCGTCGCCCTGCGCGACCGCTCCTGCGAGTTCGAGTGCTATACCAGGCTGGGCCACTGCTCAATGGCGCTGGGCAGGCCCGACGACGCCGTGCGCTACTTTCTCAAGTGTCTCAAGGTGGAGGGCATGGACAAGGAGGCCCGCAAGGCCGTCATGTACGAGCTCGCCATGGCCTACGAGGCATCGGGGCGGCGCAACGAGGCCCTGGAGATATTCTCCTCCGTCCACCAGAGCGACCCGGGGTATCGCAACGTGGCCGAGGACGTGAGACGTCTGGCCGATGAGATCGAGACCGGACCGCCGACGGCCGACGAGATGATAGAGGTGGAGCTTATCTGACATCCCCCGTTCAAGCGGCGGCGACTCCGATGATTGACGCCACGGGCCGGCCTGAGCCGGCCTTTTTTGTTTCGAGGCTGTTAGGGACGCTGGAGGACGAGCCCGTCTTCTGCGCCGTGCGGGCGGTCGCGCCGCAGGGCGCGACGTGGCTCGTGGGCGGAGTGCTGCGCAACGCGGCGCTCGGCCTTGCGCCGGGCCGCGATTACGACCTCGTAGTGCGGGGCCGTCCCTGGCCCGTAGCGCGGGAGCTCGCCCGCAGGCTCGGCGCCGCGGCCTTCGTCCTCGACAGGGAGAGCGGCACCTCGCGGGTCGTCGTAAAGGACGACGGCGGGCCGTGGACGGTGGACATCGCGCCCCTTCGGGGCGGGGCAATCGCCTCGGACCTTGCGCTGCGGGACTTCACGGTGAACGCCATGGCCGTGCCCCTCGGCGCCCCTTCCCTCGTAGACCCCCTGGGCGGACTCGCCGACGCGGCCGCAGGGAGGCTGCGGCCCTGTTCGCCGTCCGCCATCGACGACGACCCCCTTCGCGCCCTCCGGGCCGTCCGTCTCTCTCAGACGCTGGGACTCGCCATAGACGAGGGGCTCCTTGCGATCATGCGGCGGCGCGGAGCCCTCCTCGCCCGCGTCTCCCGGGAGCGTGTGGGGGAAGAGACGCTCAAGATATTCTCGGCTTCCGGCACGGCCGAAGCCCTGGGGCTGCTCTTCGACACGGACCTGATGGCGGCCGTCTTCGAGCAGACGCGGTCGTGGCGGGACCTCGAGGGCTACGACCTAACGGCGCACGTGCTCTCCGTCGTCGCCGAGGCCGACTCGCTCCTTGCGGAGATCGGACAAGGGGCCTTCGGCGACGAGCTCCGGGTCTTTTTCGGCGGCAGCCTCGGGGCGGTCCCCATGGCCGCCATGCTCAAGCTCTGCGCCTTTGTCCACGACATGGGCAAGCCGGCGGCCATGAGCCGCGAGGGCGGGGAGCTCCGTTTCAGGGGCCACGAGCTCACGGGGGCGGGGCTCGCAGGGGAGGCGGCCATGGGGCTTCGCCTCGGCCGCAGGCTCGCAAGGGAGCTCTCCGTGGTTACGAGGAACCACCACCGCGTCTTCGTGCTCGCCGCCCTCGACGCACCGTCGGCGAGGACCAGGGCCCATTTCTTCAGGGCCGTGGGCGGCGAGACGGGGCTCGTGCTCCTCGTCCTCGCCGTCGCCGACGCAAGGGCCACGCGCGGCGTCGAGGACGAGGGACTCAGAAAGGTGGTGGGCCATATGGTCCGCTTCTACTACGACGTCTATGCGAGGCGGCGTCCCGAACCGCTGCTCACGGGACGGGACGTGATGGAGATATTCTCCGTGGACCAGGGGCCGGAGGTGGGCAGGATACTCTCGCTCATAGCCGAGGGCCAGGAGCGCGGAGAGGTGAGCGACAGGGACGGGGCCGTGCGCTACGTGCGCAGGCGGCTCGGACGCTGAACCCCTCCGGCGAAGCCTTGCAATGGCGGACCGACGGGAGCCTCCTCGAACGAGGGATGGCGGGGGGAACCGCCGATGGGGCGGCCTGCCGCAATGACGAAGGCTACCCGCTCCTT is a genomic window containing:
- the accB gene encoding acetyl-CoA carboxylase biotin carboxyl carrier protein produces the protein MKLKDIRAIYRFLRDTDIVEIEVESEGGRLRIKRACGEAAPERAAEPAAAAAEAPAPEPAKENHRMVTSPMVGTFYRAPSPEAPPFVEVGSTVKKGQVLCIIEAMKIMNEVEAEFAGRVVSILVDNGQPVEYGEPIFCIEPFE
- a CDS encoding 3-dehydroquinate synthase; its protein translation is MRSITVELGGRSYPIMIEDGILEQVGPAMARLGLAGRCTVVTNPTVGGLYAETVLRSMREGGLEPLVVEIPDGEEYKTLDVAATVYDRMIEARMERTSPVVALGGGVVGDLAGFVAATYLRGVPYVQVPTTLLAQVDSSVGGKTAVNHRLGKNLIGAFHQPAAVFIDPAALATLPRRDFRAGLAEVVKYGVIEDARFFEFLETNTDAILGAAPELESAIARSCEIKARIVSCDETEQGLRAVLNLGHTFGHAIETLAGYGEVRHGEAVAVGMVMAAALSVRLGLCDDGVAGRIRRLVGGLGLPVERPPLPAGSILDAMRVDKKVKAGRIRFVLVEDIGRVVIREVDDAELSDFLGH
- a CDS encoding tetratricopeptide repeat protein, translated to MADKEKLIDRALKYVHKGYLDRALAEYRKVLEIDPMDTAVRLRIGDIHIKMGRREEAIEEYGEVAKYNTQKGFYLKAIAVYKQILKLDENNLDIHYKLADLYTRQRLIADAVAEYGYIVNHFEKKGKSAEVMDLLKKMVEIAPDNAGVRLKLAEKYRQMGYKEDAVSECLWVADRLVSKERYDKAEKVLLDFLADEPGEVRILGKLVALCESTGRDEDFARYAKELAALYAGRGDGAKALELYEAVLARFPGDEQSRKFVEEARGRAEAAAPPERPAASSAGAGEEEAADEPLVDFPDDEFDEEEAADEIEFTVEDLDEADRAEGAEIRLEAEEGMEVVEPEEIIELEEAEVVEEAAWPAAEQQTAPAGPGAEGDGYVDLARELGIEEVAESLAGSWAGRQSGEDVEEFKDDVGEQLGREDAETHFNLGIAYMEMELYENAVREFTVALRDRSCEFECYTRLGHCSMALGRPDDAVRYFLKCLKVEGMDKEARKAVMYELAMAYEASGRRNEALEIFSSVHQSDPGYRNVAEDVRRLADEIETGPPTADEMIEVELI
- a CDS encoding shikimate kinase gives rise to the protein MVTNVVLTGFMGTGKTAVGRALADRLGIAFIDTDELVVEEAGMSIPEIFARCGEARFRELERGVIERLTAGPGPGAVVSTGGGAVVDAVSRRRLKEWGLVVCLTASVDAILERTASCKERPLLARGGRREVERLLRQRREAYGDSHLVIDTTELSVGEVVDLIMETIGKRKG
- a CDS encoding lipoate--protein ligase family protein: MERWRLILDGKHGGARNMAVDEAMLAVFGSGGTLRPTLRLYGWEEPTLSIGYLQRTSDFEAAALPLVRRITGGRAVLHHREVTYAVVAGAKSGPLAGGISAAYEAVSRALVEALRGLGVDARWARPQRGGTVVPRACFHAPNRFEVLARGRKIAGSAQRRSGAVFLQHGSILVSMERDLNERVFGAALLEKMTSVEDETGAGDEEALREGLVEAFARTLSVDFQEAGLTEDERELASALEASRYSTREWNLGGDAAPKEALINYPEGTFL
- the accC gene encoding acetyl-CoA carboxylase biotin carboxylase subunit, with the protein product MFKKILIANRGEIAVRIIRACKELGIKTVAVYSTVDRDSLHIRLADEAICIGPASPADSYLNISSLISSMEVADAEAVHPGYGFLAESAEFAEICENCGVKFIGPASPTMRLMGNKVLAKKEAERAGVPVLPWSDGGLADENEAIEVARRIGFPVIIKAAAGGGGRGMKLVHTQASLANAFSLARREAVSAFGSDEIFIERFCEEPRHIEIQIMADEHGNVVHLGERECSIQRRHQKILEEAPSVGVDEGLRREMGETAVKLARAIGYVNMGTVEFLLDKDKRYYFMEMNTRIQVEHPVTEMVTGIDLIKEQIRIAAGEKLRIGQDDVTISGHSIECRINAEDPKTMLPSPGTITELSVPGGPGVRLDSAIYSNYTVPSHYDSLLAKLIVHAADRHEAIAKMSRALEEFYVGGIKTNIPLHLEIMRDHDFINGDVDIDFLSRFM
- a CDS encoding aminopeptidase P family protein produces the protein MSPAGSGGARRRLAALRRRLDGLGVDALIVADPDNIRYLTGFTGSSATLVVGRRRAVLLTDGRYRIQAARECRGIARRITRDAAAETAGIVEEWGASRVGFESAALSYGRYERLRAALRRAARLKPLADAVESLRLIKEASEIDALRAAAGLAALGFDEAERLIRPGATELEVAAGVEAAVRRRGAEGMAFETIVASGERCALPHARPTMKKIRKGELVLVDMGVRLEGYNSDNTRVYAVGRATRLQRDVYALVREAQERAVEAAAPGVAAEAVDAAARAVIRKAGYGRRFGHGTGHGVGLKVHEGPSIAPGSGAVLAQGMVFTVEPGVYIEGWGGVRIEDMVVLTGRGCEKITDAPGGLRVL